The window CTGCTCGACCTGTTCGCCAACCGCGACGACCTGCGCAGCCTGTGCCAGACCATGCAGCTGGAGCCGCTGCACTTCAAGGCCGCCTACTTCATCGACCAGTCCCAGGAGCTGGGTATGGCCGAGGTATTGCTGCCACCAGGTTCGAAACTGCTCGGCAAGAGCATCCTCGAACTGGCCTTTCGCACTCGCTTCGACCTCAACGTTGTCGGCTTGCGCCGCGAGCAGGTGGCGATCGAAGAACAGCTGGTGGAAGAAAAGCTGCGCCTGGGCGACACCCTGCTGGTAGTCGGCCCGTGGAAAGCCGTGCGCCAGTTGCAAAGCAAGCCCAAGGACTTCCTGGTACTGAGCCTGCCCGCAGAAATCGACCTGGTCGCGCCCGCCCGCACCCGCGCACCACAGGCGTTGCTGAGCCTGGCGGTGATGGTCGGGTTGATGGTCAGCGGCGCGGTCCCCAATGTCATTGCCGCGCTGATCGGCTGCCTGCTGATGGGCGCAGGCCGCTGCATCGACATGAACAGCGCCTACCGGGCCATCCACTGGCAAAGCCTGGTGCTGATCGTCGGTATGCTGCCCTTTGCCCAGGCACTGCAGAAAACCGGCGGCATCGACCTGGCAGTGGGCGGCCTGGTCAGCGTGCTGGGCGGTGCCGGCCCCAGCGCCATCCTCGCCTGCCTGTTCGCGGTCACGGCGGTGATCGGCCTGTTCATCTCCAACACGGCCACTGCGGTACTGATGGCACCCGTGGCCGTCAGCACCGCCACGCAGCTGGGCATGTCGCCCTACCCGTTTGCCATGACCGTGGCGCTGGCTGCCTCGGCGGCCTTCATGACGCCGGTGTCATCGCCGGTGAACACCCTGGTACTTGGCCCGGGGCAATACCGCTTCGCTGACTTTGTCAAAGTTGGCGTGCCGTTCACCATACTGGTGATGCTGGTGACCGTGTTGATGGTGCCGTGGTTCTTTGGGCTGTAGGGTTTGGCTACGAATGAAGGCAATTTGGCATTATCTCGACCGATCGCGGCAGATTGACATCAAGTCCCCTGACGAAACACACTTATGCGCAATTGCCCCAGGTGCTTCAAGCCGTTGTCCTGGATTTCGTTCCCGCCTTGCCGGTCGAGCCCATGGTTTTTCCAGCCCAATCGCGCTTGTTGCACTACGTCGTTCTACTCGGCCTGACCTTCGCCCTGACCCTGGGCGGCATCCTGGCCCGCCCGATCGAATCCCTGTCGCTGTTCTGGCCGGTCAATGCGGTCCTGGCTGGGGTGCTACTGCGCTACCCCCGCCAAGCCACGCTGACGGGCTTTACCCTGGTCTGGCTGGCCATGGTCGGCGCCGACCTGCTGTGCGGCAGCGCCTGGGTGCCTGCCCTGTGGTTCAACCTGTGCAACCTGGGCGTGGTGGTCACCCTCTGGCTGATGCTCTCGCGCTTGCCACGCCTGCACCGACGGATGCGTACTCCCCACGGCGTCCTCAGCGTGTTCGGCGCCAGTGCCGCCGGGGCAATAGTGGCTGCCAGCATGGCGGCGGCAGTGGCCGCGCCGTGGTTCGAACAGTCGTTGCGCGCCACCTGGCTGGCCTGGTTCAGTGAACAGTTCTCGACCAGCGTGCTGGTGCTGCCAGTGCTGCTGACAGCCCCTACGGCACGAGCGCTGGTGCGCGGTGGCGCCCAGGCCATCCGCCTGGCGCCGTTGCTGGTGCTGCTGGCCTCGCTGGCGTTCAGCATTGCCTTCGGCGGCCCCGGGGCCATTGCCTTCCCGATTGCCGCGCTGCTGTGGTGCGCCTGGACTTACTCACCGTTCCTGGTTTCTCTGCTGACACTCACCGCTGGCAGCACGCTGATCGTGGCGGTGGCGCAAAACCTCATGCATTTCAGCGTGCCGCAAAGCGAGCCCGGAGTGACCACACTGATGTCGGCGCGCCTGGGCATCGCCATGCTGGTGCTCGGGCCGCTGGTGGTGGCCTGCGTCAGCCAGGCAAACCGCAGCCTGATGGCCCGCCTGGCGCATCAGGCCAGCATCGACCACCTCACCGGTGTGCTCACCCGCAGCGCCTTCACCCGCCGCGCCAACGCGCTGCTGGAAAGCCGCCAGCAACACGCCCAGGCGCTGCCGCTGACCCTGATGATGCTGGACATCGACCACTTCAAGTCGATCAATGATGTCCATGGCCATGCGGTCGGTGACCAGGTGCTGCGCCAGTTCGCCAGCACCCTGCAGGACCAGTTGCACGATGGTGAACTGTTCGCTCGCCTGGGCGGCGAGGAATTTGTCGTGGTCCTACCGGGCCTGGCGCCAGATCGGGCCAAGTTCACTGCCGAGCGCCTGCGCCGTGCGGTGCAGGACCTGCATGTGATGCAGGCCGGCCAGTCCCTGCAGATTACCGTCAGTATCGGCCTGGCCGGTTGTGCCGCCGACATGCCGGCCCCCACCCTCGATGAACTGCTGGCACGCGCCGATCAGGCGCTGTACCGCGCCAAGGCCCATGGCCGCAATCGCGTCGAACAGGCCGAGCCACAACGCCAGGCGATGTGAACTAGCCACCCAGCAGGTCCCACGTCAACTTGGCGATCAGCACGCACAAGAGCACCAGGAACAACCCACGCACAAAGCCCGCGCCCTTGCGCACCGCCAGCCAGGTACCGGTCAGCGCGCCGAGGATGTTGCAAGCCGCCATGGGCAAGGCGATGGCGTACAGCACATTGCCTGATGGCACGAAGAACACCAGCGCCGCCAGGTTGGTGGCGATGTTCACCACCTTGGCCGACGCCGAGGCGTGCAGAAAGTCCAAAGCGAAGAAGCGGATGAACAGGAAGATCAGGAAGCTGCCAGTACCCGGACCGAACAGGCCGTCGTAAAAACCGATCGCGCCACCGATCAGCACCGCCAGGCACTGCTCCTTGCGGCCGATCCTTGTGGGTTTGTGCAGCGTGCCGAAGTCCTTCTTGCAGAAGGTGTAGATGGCCATCAGCACGATCAGCACCAGCACCGCAGGGCGCATCACGCTGGGCGGCACCAGCGACACCGTGGCGGCACCGGCGAACGACATTACGAACGCACTGAGCGCTGCCGGCACGATCAACCCCCAGTCCAGCGTCACCCTGCGGATGAACGAACGCGCAGCGAAGGCCGTGCCACACACCGACGCCAGCTTGTTGCTTCCGAGCAATGCCGCCGGTTGCGCGGTGGGCAGCACGTTGAACAAGGCCGGAATCTGGATCAGCCCACCGCCACCCACGGCGGCGTCGATCAGCCCAGCGGCGAAGGCGAACACGGAAAGCACAGCGATATCCATCATGACGCGGTTTCAGGCAGTGAAGACGCCTGCAAGGCTAATCAAAGTGCCGCGCTTGTGTTGAAATGCCATATTGCGAAAACTGCAACGAGGAACAGGCAATGGCATTGGACATGCTGCGGGAAATCCAGGCGTTCGTCAGCGTGGCGCACAAGCGCAGCTTCGTCGCCGCCGCCCGCGCCCTGGGGCGCTCCCCCAGCGCGGTAACCCGCGCGGTACAAACCCTGGAAGACAACGCCGGGAGCAAACTGCTCAACCGCAACGCCAATGCCGTGACCCTGACCGAAGCCGGCGAGCGCCTGTTGCCACACGCCGAACGCTTGCTGGATGTGCAACGTGATGCCGCCGACGAACTGGCCGCGCTCAGCGGCAGTGCACAAGGCTGGATCCGCTTCGCCGTGCCGCAGGTACTGGGCGAACATGTCCTGCCCCAGGTGCTTGCCGAGTTTTCCCGCTGCCACCCCCAGGTAACCCTGGACGTGCAGTACAGCGACGGGGCCTTGGACCCGCTGCAAGGCAAGTTCGACTTCGTGGTGCGCGGTGCCTTCCCACAGTCGAGCGAGCTGATCGGCTACCCGCTTTGGGATTACCAGCGTCACCTGTATGCAAGCCCTGAATACCTGGCACTGGCCAGCACGCCACAACAACCCGAGGACCTCGAGGGCCACGCGCTGATCCTGCACACCGCCCCGCGCATCCTCAAGGCCTGGCACTTCTGCCGCGACGGCCAGATCACCAGCCTGCGCCCCAGGCCCAGGCTGCGCCTGGACTCAGGTGACGCGGTGTACCACAGCACCTTGGCCGGCGCCGGTATCGCCCGCCTGGCCGCCTGGGTCGGCGAAGCGCAGGTCAAGGCCGGGCGGCTGGTGCGGGTATGCCCGCAGTACCGCCTGACCTCCAGCAACGGCCGGGACCCGCAGATGCATGCCGTGTACCCCGCCGGCGAGCTGCCGACGCGGGTACGCGACCTGCTGGCAGCCCTGCGCCGCGCCGGCCTGGCCTACTGAAACAACGCCCTGAAACGGCTGTTCAATTTCTGCTCAATTTGACAGAGCCCGCCACGGGCTTGGCTTGCAGAACTTTATCCACAGACCTACCCACGTTTTTTGTGGACAGTTTTCCCAGTGCAAAGAATGACTTATCGTACAAATCGGTAGGGTGAATCGGCCAACAATGAAGAGGAATGGGCCCGCCCGAAGGACAGGCAGGCCGCGAGGGATAGGTGTGGTGAACGTCAGCTTGGCGGAATGGTGCCAAGGATACCGATCAGAATGGTCAGCAGCAGAAAACCACCCAGGAATAGCGCGAGCTTGCCCATTGGAACCTCTACAAGTGTGATGCGGGAATGGGCATATTGTCGGGCTTGGGCTGATACCGTTACAGATTCAGCTTTATGGAAAAAAAGCGGATCAGATGTGAGGCGCCGGTTTTTTTGTGGGAGCGGCTTTGCGTCGCGAAAGGGCCGCAGGGCGGCCCCGGCAATCTTGAGGGATGCATCGAAAACCTGAGGCCGTTGCGCACCCCTTTCGCGACACAAGGCGCCGCTCCCATAGAACTGCACATAACTCATTGAATTAGCAGGGGCCCTGTGGGAGCAGCTTCAGCCGCGAACACTGGCGCAGCCGGTGCCATGCACCGCGTTGGATTCTTCGCGGCTAAAGCCGCTCCCACCGGGTACGCGGATTGCTTGCAATTTCAGTTATCTACGCGACAGCGCAGCCCAAAGAGCTGGGCCATCTCCCACAAGAGCGGCGCATCTGGCCCTTACGCGTGACAGCAATTTTTGCAGTCATCCACGCTGTGCTAGGGTCAAGCGCTCGAACCTGCCAGGAGTGCCATCCCTTCATGACCGCTTTCGCGACCAACGCTGCCTTGTTGTTGATCGACCTTCAGATTGGTATCCACCACCCGCGCCTGGGCCGGCGCAACAACCCTGAGGCCGAACTGCGTATAGGCGATCTGCTGGCTGCGTGGCGTCGGTCAGGACGCCCGGTGATCCATGTGCGCCACCTGTCCCGCTCGGTAGACTCGGTGTTCTGGCCGGGCCAGTCCGGTTGCGAATTCCAGCCTGCATTTACCCCACTGGCCAGCGAAACCGTGTTCGACAAACATGTGCCCGATGCCTTCGCCAACTCCGGCCTGGAGCGATGGCTGCACGCGCGCAGCATCAACGCACTGGTCATCGCCGGGGTGATTACCAACAACTCCGTGGAAGCCAGCGCACGCTCGGCGGGCAATCTCGGTTTCGATGTGGTGGTGGTGGAAGATGCCTGCTTCACCTTTGACCAGCACGACCTGCAAGGCCGGCTTTGGCCGGCGGAGGATGTACATGCGCTGTCGTTGAGCAACCTGGCTCTGGATTACGCGCGCATCCTGCGCACGGAGCAGGTTCTGATTGCTGACTCGCTTCAGGTCAACCGCTGAAGCTTCTGCGCAGGCAACCAGCCAACTCGTCATTGCCATGGCGGCGACACCAGACCCAGCCATTGAGCGGGCGCACCATCTACACCTGCTCTTGGCGAAGCGGATGGGCGCAGATGCCCGATGTCTACCCGCCACTCGACCACCACCCTGCCACACTGTTTCAGCCGTACACTGCTCGCCTGTACCCTGCTGCCACCTGGCCTGCTGACGGCGGACATCACCACGGCTGCAGCACAGCAGCCCCAGCCAGCCGCTACAGCGGCGGATGACTTCGACCCGCTTAACAACTTGCCGCAGGAAGCGCCTCAGACATTCACCTAGGCGGTGATGGATGCGGACCACCTGTAGCGCGCGGGGCGGCAATTGCTACATAAGGTTTCGAAAAGCACTGCAGCCTCTGGATCAATCCGCCTTGAGGGCCTGCATTGCCAAACACCTATCATCGCCACCTACCATGCGGGCTCAGGAGGGTTTGAAAGACATGATTTGAAACGCTGACTGTAGGATCTTTTACCGCGCAATGTAGGAAGAATCTATGTAGTGGGATTTGCCTGTATGAAACATCAGTTTCTCCAGCAAATTCGAACTGCTACGGTCCAGTTTTCCTACAGCGGCACGGAAGCCTACAGCATGAGAAAAGCATGGATCCGTTCAATACCTCGGCCCTGAAACTACAGAAGAATTTGCTTAACCTGCGCCTTGAGCGTGACCGCCTGAGAAGGGAGGGCAAGGACAAGGAGGCGGACGAACTTGCGGCACCGATCGAGCGGATAGAGGCAGCTATTCGTCAATTACCGGATGACATGAAGCCAGTGACCCTGCAATAAAACCTGCGGGTGCGGGCATGACCACGCCTGCATGAAACGCCTGCAGGCTACTGATGTGGAGCAAGGTTGGGTCCAGCCTACGGATCCGATTTCCGCGCAGTTGTCAGTAATGCAATTTGGCTTGAGAGGCTGCGGCTAGCGCTCAGTAGCAAGCGAGGAGCCCGCCTCGGCGGGCTTTTTCGTGCCTGTAAGAATGGGATGAAGCCAGTTAAGTTGGAGCCTTGGCGAAACCGACCAAGCAAGAAGTATCGGAAGCGCCGAAACAAACGATACCCACGGATGGTCCCGTGGATGGTTTCCTATGCCCCAGAAACGCAAAAAGCCCTGAATAATCAGGGCTTCGAATATGGCGGAAGCGTAGAGATTCGAACTCTAGGATAGTTGCCCATCGACGGTTTTCAAGACCGTTGCCTTAAACCACTCGGCCACGCTTCCAGCTCGTTTTGCGGCCGCCATAATACCGTAATGAAACAAGCTGTCAAACTCTCTGTGTCGCGGGTTGCGGGAGCTCTGATAGACTCCTAGCATCTGAACGTTTGAAAACCACAGGTTTACCAAGGAGTGTCGCCATGCGCGAACAGGATTACGCCGTACACCACGGCCAGCAGGTCGAGCAGCAGGAGATCAGCAAGGTCCTGCGCAACACGTACAGCCTGCTGGCGCTCACGCTCGCCTTCAGCGGTGTCATGGCCTTCGTGGCCCAGCAGATGCGCGTCGGCTACCCGAACGTGTTCGTGGTGCTGATCGGCTTCTACGGGCTGTTCTTCCTTACCAACAAACTGCGTGATTCGGCCTGGGGTCTGGTATCCACCTTCGCGCTCACCGGCTTCATGGGCTTTATCCTCGGCCCTATCCTCAACCGCTACCTGGGCATGGCCGGTGGCGCCGAAGTGGTCAGCTCGGCATTCGCCATGACTGCGCTGGTGTTCGGGGGGCTGTCGGCTTATGTGCTGATTACCCGCAAGGACATGAGCTTCCTCAGCGGCTTCATCACTGCGGGCTTCTTTGTCCTGCTGGGTGCTGTCGTGGCCAGCTTCTTCTTCCAGATCAGCGGCCTGCAGCTGGCGATCAGCGCTGGCTTCGTGCTGTTCTCGTCGGTCTGCATCCTGTTCCAGACCAGCGCGATCATTCACGGTGGCGAGCGTAACTACATCATGGCGACCATCAGCCTGTATGTGTCGATCTACAACCTGTTTGTCAGCCTGCTGCAGCTGTTTGGCATCATGGGTCGTGATGACTGATGGATATCGGCAAGAGAAAGCCCGCTTCGGCGGGCTTTTTATGGGCGCTCAACTCATCGATTTAGCTGGAGCCTTGTGGGAGCGGGCGAGCCCGCGAACACCGGCGAAGCCGGTGCCATATACCGAGTCGCATTCTTCGCGGGCACGCCCGCTCCCACAGGTTCGACTCCTGGGAAAAAGCGCCCAATAATTGACCATAAAGTCAGATAACCGGGCGAATGGTCGTCGATCATGCCGCCATCGTGCTTTTCTCTACCCCAATTCGCCATCACCTCGTAGAATGCGCTCCTTTTTTCTTCCGGGGCAGCTTTTCGCAATGAGCTCACACGAACACAGCCCAGGCGCGGCGGCGCCTGCCAATGAATTGGTGCTTGGTCTGGAGGACAAGCCACGGCTGTTGATCGGCCTGCTGGCAGCACTGCAGCACCTATTGGCGATCATCGTGCCGATCGTCACCCCTGGCCTGCTGATTTGCCAGGCACTGGGTGTTTCGGCACGTGATACCAACCTGATCGTCTCCATGTCACTGGTAATCTCAGGTATCGCCACTTTCGTCCAGTGCAAGCGCTTCGGGCCATTCGGTGCCGGGCTGCTGATCGTCCAGGGCACCAGCTTCAACTTCGTCGGCCCGCTGATCGCCGGCGGAGCGCTCATGGTCAAGCAAGGCACCCCGGTGGAAGGCGTCATGGCAGCCATCTTTGGCGTAGTAATCGCCGGCTCGTTCGTCGAGATGGGCGTGTCGCGCATCCTGCCCTTCGTCAAACGCCTGATCACCCCGCTGGTAACCGGCATCGTGGTGTTGATGATCGGCCTGACCCTGATCAAGGTCGGCCTGATCAGCATGGGTGGCGGCTTCGGCGCCATGGCCAATGGCACCTTCGCCAATGGCGAGAACCTGCTGCTGTCAGGCGTGGTGCTGGCGATCATCGTCATCCTCAACCGCATCCCGGTGGTGTGGATGCGCAGCTGCGCCATCATTATCGCCCTGGCGGTCGGTTATGCGCTAGCCGGCTACCTGGGCCGCCTGAATTTCAACGGCATGCACGAAGCCGCGCTGTT of the Pseudomonas asiatica genome contains:
- a CDS encoding cysteine hydrolase family protein; the protein is MTAFATNAALLLIDLQIGIHHPRLGRRNNPEAELRIGDLLAAWRRSGRPVIHVRHLSRSVDSVFWPGQSGCEFQPAFTPLASETVFDKHVPDAFANSGLERWLHARSINALVIAGVITNNSVEASARSAGNLGFDVVVVEDACFTFDQHDLQGRLWPAEDVHALSLSNLALDYARILRTEQVLIADSLQVNR
- a CDS encoding nucleobase:cation symporter-2 family protein, whose protein sequence is MSSHEHSPGAAAPANELVLGLEDKPRLLIGLLAALQHLLAIIVPIVTPGLLICQALGVSARDTNLIVSMSLVISGIATFVQCKRFGPFGAGLLIVQGTSFNFVGPLIAGGALMVKQGTPVEGVMAAIFGVVIAGSFVEMGVSRILPFVKRLITPLVTGIVVLMIGLTLIKVGLISMGGGFGAMANGTFANGENLLLSGVVLAIIVILNRIPVVWMRSCAIIIALAVGYALAGYLGRLNFNGMHEAALFQVPTPLHFGLGFSWALFIPMLVIYLVTSLEAIGDVTATSKVSRQPVEGPVWMQRIKGGVLVNGANSLLAGLFNTFPSSIFAQNNGVIQLTGIASRHIGMWIAVMLVLLGLFPSVAGVIQAVPEPVLGGAAMVMFGAVAASGINILASTRLDRRALLIIAVSLALGLGVAQVPEFLAHMPAAIRNVLESGVATGGICALVLNWFLPESKEQA
- a CDS encoding LysR family transcriptional regulator, giving the protein MALDMLREIQAFVSVAHKRSFVAAARALGRSPSAVTRAVQTLEDNAGSKLLNRNANAVTLTEAGERLLPHAERLLDVQRDAADELAALSGSAQGWIRFAVPQVLGEHVLPQVLAEFSRCHPQVTLDVQYSDGALDPLQGKFDFVVRGAFPQSSELIGYPLWDYQRHLYASPEYLALASTPQQPEDLEGHALILHTAPRILKAWHFCRDGQITSLRPRPRLRLDSGDAVYHSTLAGAGIARLAAWVGEAQVKAGRLVRVCPQYRLTSSNGRDPQMHAVYPAGELPTRVRDLLAALRRAGLAY
- a CDS encoding GGDEF domain-containing protein encodes the protein MPVEPMVFPAQSRLLHYVVLLGLTFALTLGGILARPIESLSLFWPVNAVLAGVLLRYPRQATLTGFTLVWLAMVGADLLCGSAWVPALWFNLCNLGVVVTLWLMLSRLPRLHRRMRTPHGVLSVFGASAAGAIVAASMAAAVAAPWFEQSLRATWLAWFSEQFSTSVLVLPVLLTAPTARALVRGGAQAIRLAPLLVLLASLAFSIAFGGPGAIAFPIAALLWCAWTYSPFLVSLLTLTAGSTLIVAVAQNLMHFSVPQSEPGVTTLMSARLGIAMLVLGPLVVACVSQANRSLMARLAHQASIDHLTGVLTRSAFTRRANALLESRQQHAQALPLTLMMLDIDHFKSINDVHGHAVGDQVLRQFASTLQDQLHDGELFARLGGEEFVVVLPGLAPDRAKFTAERLRRAVQDLHVMQAGQSLQITVSIGLAGCAADMPAPTLDELLARADQALYRAKAHGRNRVEQAEPQRQAM
- a CDS encoding Bax inhibitor-1/YccA family protein, with product MREQDYAVHHGQQVEQQEISKVLRNTYSLLALTLAFSGVMAFVAQQMRVGYPNVFVVLIGFYGLFFLTNKLRDSAWGLVSTFALTGFMGFILGPILNRYLGMAGGAEVVSSAFAMTALVFGGLSAYVLITRKDMSFLSGFITAGFFVLLGAVVASFFFQISGLQLAISAGFVLFSSVCILFQTSAIIHGGERNYIMATISLYVSIYNLFVSLLQLFGIMGRDD
- a CDS encoding sulfite exporter TauE/SafE family protein; this encodes MMDIAVLSVFAFAAGLIDAAVGGGGLIQIPALFNVLPTAQPAALLGSNKLASVCGTAFAARSFIRRVTLDWGLIVPAALSAFVMSFAGAATVSLVPPSVMRPAVLVLIVLMAIYTFCKKDFGTLHKPTRIGRKEQCLAVLIGGAIGFYDGLFGPGTGSFLIFLFIRFFALDFLHASASAKVVNIATNLAALVFFVPSGNVLYAIALPMAACNILGALTGTWLAVRKGAGFVRGLFLVLLCVLIAKLTWDLLGG
- a CDS encoding SLC13 family permease — translated: MNQELLWVLGLLAFVITLFVINRPRMDVVALLVILALPLSGILTVEQALAGFSDPNVVLIAALFVIGEGLVRTGIAYRIGEWMSERAGNSEARLLVLLMVAVAGLGSMMSSTGVVAIFIPVVLSIAARLQLSPARLMMPLAFAGLISGMLSLVATPPNVVVHSELVRHGEAGFSFFSFTPFGLVVLVLGIGYMLLTRHWLNGEVRKDGRVESRRTLLDLVLDYKLNGRERRLRIRPHSPLIGHTLGELELRTRHGANVIGIERQHKFTTRVIAADSSTVLHQGDVLLLDLFANRDDLRSLCQTMQLEPLHFKAAYFIDQSQELGMAEVLLPPGSKLLGKSILELAFRTRFDLNVVGLRREQVAIEEQLVEEKLRLGDTLLVVGPWKAVRQLQSKPKDFLVLSLPAEIDLVAPARTRAPQALLSLAVMVGLMVSGAVPNVIAALIGCLLMGAGRCIDMNSAYRAIHWQSLVLIVGMLPFAQALQKTGGIDLAVGGLVSVLGGAGPSAILACLFAVTAVIGLFISNTATAVLMAPVAVSTATQLGMSPYPFAMTVALAASAAFMTPVSSPVNTLVLGPGQYRFADFVKVGVPFTILVMLVTVLMVPWFFGL